The following proteins are co-located in the Antricoccus suffuscus genome:
- a CDS encoding TlyA family RNA methyltransferase, which produces MTEQKVRLDIFLVRAGMARSRQLARELIASGAVQVGGEVATKQSQLVDESMDVVAERTEGNEFVSRGALKLLGALQDFADIDVMDRRCIDVGASTGGFTEILLHVGAREVVALDVGRDQLDPRLRADDRVHSIERTHVRDVTAQQIGGSGDVVVADLSFISLRHVMDRLAELTASDGVLIPMVKPQFEVGKNRLGKGGVVRDLADHEKSVRDVVASAAEHGLHLRGIARSKVPGPAGNIEYFIRLQRGAAEDFDELWSRVVD; this is translated from the coding sequence TTGACCGAGCAGAAGGTACGGCTCGACATATTTCTGGTGCGCGCCGGCATGGCGCGTTCACGCCAACTCGCCCGTGAGCTGATCGCGTCCGGGGCCGTGCAGGTCGGCGGCGAGGTTGCCACGAAGCAGTCACAGCTGGTCGACGAATCGATGGACGTGGTCGCCGAACGGACCGAGGGCAACGAGTTCGTCTCGCGCGGCGCGCTGAAGCTGCTCGGCGCGCTTCAAGATTTCGCCGACATCGACGTAATGGATCGGCGTTGTATCGACGTCGGCGCTTCGACCGGCGGCTTCACCGAGATCCTGCTGCACGTCGGGGCGCGAGAGGTTGTCGCGCTCGACGTGGGCCGAGACCAGCTCGACCCTCGGCTGCGCGCCGATGACCGCGTGCACAGCATCGAACGTACTCATGTGCGCGACGTGACCGCCCAGCAAATCGGCGGCTCGGGCGACGTCGTGGTCGCGGACCTGAGCTTCATTTCGCTGCGGCACGTGATGGACCGCCTCGCCGAGCTGACCGCGTCCGATGGCGTGCTCATTCCCATGGTCAAGCCGCAGTTTGAAGTAGGCAAAAACCGGCTGGGCAAGGGCGGCGTCGTACGAGACCTAGCCGATCACGAGAAATCCGTGCGCGACGTGGTGGCGTCGGCGGCCGAGCACGGCTTGCATCTGCGTGGCATCGCGCGTAGCAAAGTCCCCGGACCAGCGGGCAATATCGAATACTTCATCCGACTACAGCGCGGCGCCGCCGAAGACTTCGACGAGCTGTGGTCGCGGGTGGTCGATTGA
- a CDS encoding SCP2 sterol-binding domain-containing protein: MATLEECTTALEGLADRLASLDHKADFERTLSCTIKDLDVILRGTFKDGSFVDIAEAPKSDGNIKLTAGSDDLVALCDGELNVAKAWASGRLKVDASIMDMMKLRELLK, translated from the coding sequence ATGGCAACACTCGAAGAATGCACGACCGCGCTAGAAGGCCTCGCCGATCGGCTCGCCTCGCTCGATCACAAGGCCGATTTCGAGCGCACCCTTAGTTGCACGATCAAAGACCTCGATGTCATCCTCAGAGGCACGTTCAAGGACGGATCGTTCGTGGACATCGCCGAGGCGCCCAAGTCTGACGGCAACATCAAACTGACTGCCGGATCCGACGACCTGGTCGCGCTGTGCGACGGGGAGCTCAATGTCGCGAAGGCGTGGGCAAGCGGTCGGCTCAAGGTTGATGCCAGCATCATGGACATGATGAAACTGCGCGAACTGCTCAAGTAG
- a CDS encoding HAD-IIA family hydrolase, with translation MDADENALARQYDVALFDLDGVIYSGDEPVGHAAASLEAALEAGMRAAYVTNNASRTPAEVVEKLAAVGVQAKAEEIITSAQVAAEILRDRLEPGALVLIVGDRGLRDAVAAVGLRITDKAADKPAAVVQGFSRKIGWAQLSEATVAARAGALWIATNLDSTIPSARGILPGNGAMIDVVATALGRRPDAVAGKPDRTMQTASVKRTQAHRPLVIGDRLDTDIEGANRSDCDSLLVMTGVTTPAGLLEATEELRPTYIGADLRDLLKPGRGVPRSNADGWTIGCWQASSDGQIRQTAAKSGDQDPLDYLRIACAISWSGGQPQPADDAASAESRSLSLN, from the coding sequence GTGGACGCCGATGAGAACGCACTTGCCCGCCAGTACGACGTAGCGCTGTTTGATCTGGACGGGGTGATCTATTCCGGTGACGAACCGGTCGGGCATGCCGCGGCATCGCTGGAGGCAGCGCTCGAGGCCGGGATGCGCGCGGCGTACGTGACAAATAACGCGTCGCGAACTCCGGCCGAGGTCGTCGAGAAGCTCGCCGCGGTGGGTGTGCAGGCGAAGGCCGAGGAGATCATCACCTCCGCACAGGTCGCCGCGGAAATTCTGCGCGATCGGCTAGAGCCAGGCGCTTTAGTGCTGATCGTGGGGGATCGCGGACTGCGTGACGCGGTCGCCGCTGTCGGGTTGAGAATCACGGACAAAGCCGCAGACAAGCCGGCCGCCGTCGTCCAGGGATTCTCGCGCAAGATCGGCTGGGCGCAGCTCAGCGAGGCGACGGTGGCTGCTCGCGCCGGAGCGCTCTGGATTGCCACCAATCTCGACTCCACCATTCCGTCGGCGCGTGGGATCCTGCCCGGCAATGGCGCAATGATCGATGTTGTTGCTACGGCGCTCGGACGTAGGCCTGACGCCGTGGCCGGCAAACCAGACCGCACCATGCAGACCGCATCGGTCAAACGCACGCAGGCACATAGGCCGCTCGTGATCGGAGATCGGCTCGATACCGACATCGAGGGCGCCAACCGCTCCGACTGCGACAGCCTGCTCGTCATGACCGGCGTGACTACCCCTGCCGGACTCCTGGAGGCCACCGAAGAACTCCGCCCGACCTATATCGGAGCGGACCTACGGGACCTGCTCAAGCCTGGCCGTGGTGTTCCGCGCAGCAACGCGGACGGCTGGACTATCGGCTGCTGGCAGGCGAGTAGCGACGGTCAGATCCGCCAGACAGCGGCAAAGTCGGGTGACCAGGATCCGCTCGACTACCTGCGGATCGCCTGCGCCATCAGTTGGTCGGGCGGTCAGCCTCAGCCCGCCGACGACGCCGCGTCCGCCGAGTCTCGCTCGTTGAGTCTCAATTGA